A portion of the Cryptomeria japonica chromosome 5, Sugi_1.0, whole genome shotgun sequence genome contains these proteins:
- the LOC131876075 gene encoding transcription factor MYB3-like has product MGSWSKDEDDKLIAYIHEHGEHHWKSLPKAAGLRRRVKSCRRRWVNYLKPDLRRGNFSEEEDELIIELQLLWGNKWSRIAARLPGRTDNEIKNHCESTHIKRKLLSRGIDPQSHRTIQPFHSDGSRSRDDRSPSQEISLVDSLQSERCIVTGNFDLAASNGEHRTIQPFHRDDRSRSQEISMVDFFQSERCIVTGNFDLAASNIERHTIQPFHRDDRSLSQEISIVDFFQSEPCIVTSNFDLADSNGASGSEETSDVNLEFTLGLQSSASRANKSQ; this is encoded by the exons ATGGGATCATGGAGCAAGGATGAAGATGACAAGCTCATTGCATACATCCACGAACATGGCGAACACCACTGGAAGTCTCTTCCCAAGGCAGCAG GACTTCGGAGACGTGTGAAGAGCTGCAGACGCAGGTGGGTAAACTATTTGAAGCCTGATCTCAGGCGAGGGAATTtctctgaagaagaagatgagCTCATCATCGAGCTCCAGCTCCTCTGGGGAAACAA ATGGTCTCGGATTGCAGCGAGATTGCCTGGGCGAACGGACAATGAAATAAAGAATCACTGCGAATCGACCCACATCAAGAGAAAATTGTTGAGCCGGGGAATCGACCCACAGTCGCACCGCACCATTCAGCCCTTCCACAGTGATGGCAGCCGTAGCAGAGATGACAGGTCTCCCAGTCAAGAAATTTCATTGGTGGATTCTTTACAGAGTGAGCGCTGCATTGTGACAGGCAATTTCGATCTTGCTGCTTCAAATGGTGAGCACCGCACAATTCAGCCCTTCCACAGAGATGACAGGTCTCGCAGTCAAGAAATTTCAATGGTGGATTTTTTCCAGAGTGAGCGCTGCATTGTGACAGGCAATTTCGATCTTGCTGCTTCAAATATTGAGCGCCACACAATTCAGCCCTTCCATAGAGATGACAGGTCTCTCAGTCAAGAAATTTCAATTGTGGATTTTTTCCAGAGTGAGCCCTGCATTGTGACAAGCAATTTCGATCTTGCTGATTCAAATGGCGCGAGTGGAAGCGAAGAGACGTCTGATGTGAATCTGGAATTCACTCTCGGTTTGCAGTCTTCTGCCTCTCGTGCGAATAAATCGCAATAG